CGGTCCTCTTCGCCGCCATCAAGAAGCGCCTGGAGACCCACCCGGGCTGGTACTCGAAGACGGCCCAGAGCATCCAGGGCGTCACCGAGGAGACCACCACGGGCGTGCACCGCCTCTACCAGATGGCGAAGGAAGGCCGCCTGAAGTTCCCGGCCATCAACGTCAACGACTCGGTCACCAAGTCCAAGTTCGACAACATCTATGGCTGCCGCGAGTCGCTGGTGGACGGCATCAAGCGCGCCACGGACGTGATGATCGCCGGCAAGGTGGCCGTGGTGGCCGGCTACGGCGAGGTGGGCAAGGGCTCGGCGCAGGCGCTGCGCGGCCTCCAGGCCCAGGTGTGGGTGACGGAGATCGATCCCATCTGCGCGCTCCAGGCGGCGATGGAGGGCTACCGCGTCGTCACCATGGACTACGCGGCGGACAAGGCCGACATCTTCGTCACGGCCACCGGCAACTACCGCGTCATCACCCACGAGCACATGAAGCGGATGAAGCACAACGCCATCGTGTGCAACATCGGCCACTTCGACAACGAGATCGAGATCGCCGAGCTCAAGCAGTACAAGTGGGAGAACATCAAGCCGCAGGTCGACCACATCATCTTCCCGGACAACAAGCGCATCATCCTGCTGGCCGAGGGCCGGCTGGTGAACCTGGGCTGCGGCACCGGCCACCCCAGCTACGTGATGAGCTCGTCCTTCGCCAACCAGGTGCTGGCGCAGGTGGAGATCTTCGCCAACAAGGGCAAGTACAAGCCGGGCGTGTACATGCTGCCGCGGCACCTGGATGAGAAGGTGGCCCGCCTGCAGCTCCAGAAGCTGGGCGCCATGCTGACCGACCTCACCGATGACCAGGCCAAGTACATCGGCGTGGCCAAGAGCGGTCCCTACAAGAGCGACCACTACCGGTACTAAGCCGCTCCCCGTTTCGCCTTCAGGCCCCCTCCCCGCGCTCCGCCGGGGTGGGGGCTTTTTCATTTCCTCCGGCGGCTTTTGACCGGCGGACACCGCCCTGGCCCCTCCGGGCAGGCTTGCGCTCACGGCAACATCGAGAACCCACCAACAGGCCGAGAAATCACAGCTCTCCAACTTTCATTGGATTTCCAGGATAGGCACTACGAGAGGCGTGGGGGACGCCCCTTCGCCGCGTCCCGCCGGAAAGGAAGTCCGCGATGAGCAAGCGCCAGGGGGGCCGTCTTCGAGGGCTGTGTGGCGCAGGGGCCGGTCTGCTCCTGCTGGGTGCCTGCGGTGCGCCCCCGGAAGGGCCTGACGACGCCTCGCCGCTGGGGGCGGTGGAGGCGGCCACGGGCGGGCTCTCCGCGCACCTGTCGGCCGCGGCCACGTCCCTCCGCGCCGAGGAGGAGGTGAGCCTCACGCTCGCCCTCACCAACCCCACCGCCCACCCGGTCCGCCTGCTCGTCTGGAACACCCCGGCGCAGGGGCTCACGGAGAACCTGCTCACGGTGACGTTCAACGGCGCCCCGGTGGAGTACCGCGGGCCCCACTTCAAGCGCGCCATCCCCCGCCCCGAGGACTTTCTCGTCCTGGCGCCCGGAGAGAGCCTCACCCGCACCGTGACGCTCTCCGGCGTGTATGACTGGTCCCGGAGCGGCCCCTACACCGTGCGCTACACGGGGGTGGGCCCCGAGAGCTTCTCCTCCAACAGCCTCACCCTGTGGGTCAGCGGCCGCCCCGCCCCCCAGGAGCCCCTCGAAGCCCCACCCGCCGCCGCCCCGGGGCTCTCCTACCGCCAGTGCTCGGACAGCCAGAAGTCAGACATCGCCCAGGCCTTCACCACCGCGCAGAGCATGGCCCACCGGGCGGTGAGCTACCTCTCCGAGACGCCGCCCATCCGCGCCCCGCGCTACAAGACGTGGTTCGGCGCGGCCACCGCCACGGGCTGGCTCACGGTGAGGGCCCACTTCAACACCCTCAAGCGCGCGCTCAACACCAAACCCGTGGTGGTGGATTGCGGCTGTACGCGCAACGCCTATGCATACGTGTACTCCCACCGCCCCTACACGATTTACGTCTGCAATGCCTTCTGGAGCGCGCCGATGACGGGCACCGACTCCAAGGGCGGCACGCTCATCCACGAGATGAGCCACTTCCACGCGGTGGCCGGCACCGAGGACCACGCCTACGGCCAGAGCGCCGCCAAGAGCCTCGCCCTCTCCCACCCCAGCAAGGCCCGGGATAACGCGGACAGTCACGAGTACTTCGCAGAGAACACACCCATGCTGCGATAGCGCCCCCCCCCCTTCACTCCAGGCGAACAGATTGCGCTTCAAACAGCATTCGACGTTCTGACAGTAACAATAATAAATATTGCTTTCTCAGAATACATGCATTTTCCTTCTGTTTCCGCGGAACGCGAGAGCCGCTCCGCGTCGCAGTGTATCCCCCGAAAGGAAGTCCGACATGAGCAAGAGCCTGGGTGGTCGTCGTCAGTGGCTGGTGGGCGCGGTGACCGGTATGTCGCTGCTGGGTGCCTGTGGCGCCCCGCAGGAGACGGCCGGAGAGTCCACGGAGCTCAGCGCTCCGGAGGCCACCGCGGGTGACATCTCCGCGCGGCTGTCCGCCGGGACGTCTTCCTTCGGCGCCCAGAGCGAGGTGAGCGTCACCATCACCCTCACCAACGTCTCCCGCCGCGCGGTGAGCCTGCTGTCCTGGCACACGCCGGTGGATGGCCTCAAGGACGACCTGCTCGAGGTGACGCTCAACGGCGCCCCCGTGGAGTACACCGGCCGCCACTACAAGCGCGCGGCCCCCCGCGCCGAGGACTTCCTCACGCTGGCCCCCGGCGAGAGCCTCACCCGCACGGTGGGCCTGTCGGACGCGTATGACTTGTCCCGCAGCGGCAACTACGCCGTGAGCTTCTCCGGCTCGCACCACGCCGAGAGCCCCGCGCTCCACGACTCCTTCGCCTCCAACAGCGTCTCCCTGTGGATCGAAGGCCGTCCGGGCCGCGAGAACGGCTACGAGGCGCAGGACATCCGCGCCCAGGGCCTGACGACCTCGACCAACTGCAGCACCTCCCGGAAGACGGACATCACCAGCGCGTTCTCCGCGGCCCAGTCGATGACGAACAACTCGCTCAGCTACCTCACCAACACCACGCCCGGCAGCACCCCGCGCTACACCACCTGGTTCGGTGCCTACAGCAGCACGGGCTGGAGCACGGCCAAGTCGCACTTCACCGCCATCAAGAGCGCCTTCGACACCAAGTCGGTGGTGGTCGACTGCGGCTGCACGGACAGCGCCTACGCCTACGTGTACCCCACCCAGCCCTACAAGATTTACGTGTGCAACGCGTTCTGGAGCGCGCCGATGACGGGCACGGACTCCAAGGGCGGCACGCTGGTCCACGAGATGAGCCACTTCAACGCGGTGGCGGGCACCGACGACCACGCCTACGGCCACACCGCCGCCAAGAAGCTGGCGACCACCAACCCCACGCGCGCCCTGGATAACGCCGACAGCCACGAGTACTTCGCCGAGAACACTCCCGCACAGAACTGACGCGCAAGCGGCGGTTCTCGGGTAGGGAGCAACGGGGGCGGAGACGCCCCCGTTTTTCTTTTTCGCGGGTGGCCCTCCCCGGGCGCCCTGGAGACGCGATGAACCGGAGACATGTCCCTTGGCTCGCCCTGTCCTGCCTGGCGCTCGGCGCGGGCGCGTGTGCCTCACGCAAGGAGGAGACCACCCCCACGGCCCCCCCTTCCCAGCAGACGGCGGCCGCCGAGCCCCAAGGAACCCCCATGGCCCCTTCCCTGACGTGCGAGATGAGCGTGTCCCCCCGGCTCAAGGTGGGCGTCCCCGTGGAGCTCCGCTTCAAGCTGAGCAACCCCACGTCCCAGACCGTGTACGCGCTGAAGTGGCACACGCCGCTGGAAGGGCTGCGCAACAACTTCCTGGAGGTGAGCCGCGACGGGACCGAGGTGCCCTACCAGGGCCCGATGGTGAAGCGCGCGGACCCCAGCGCGGAGGCCTACGCCGCCCT
The sequence above is a segment of the Stigmatella aurantiaca genome. Coding sequences within it:
- the ahcY gene encoding adenosylhomocysteinase; protein product: MRVVTDKKFTDYKVADISLADWGRKEIAIAETEMPGLMAIRDEFAKTQPLKGARVAGSLHMTIQTAVLIQTLEAIGAEVRWASCNIFSTQDHAAAAIAANGTPVFAYKGESLEEYWDYTHRIFEWADGGSPNMILDDGGDATLLVHLGAQAEKDPSVLSNPGSEEETVLFAAIKKRLETHPGWYSKTAQSIQGVTEETTTGVHRLYQMAKEGRLKFPAINVNDSVTKSKFDNIYGCRESLVDGIKRATDVMIAGKVAVVAGYGEVGKGSAQALRGLQAQVWVTEIDPICALQAAMEGYRVVTMDYAADKADIFVTATGNYRVITHEHMKRMKHNAIVCNIGHFDNEIEIAELKQYKWENIKPQVDHIIFPDNKRIILLAEGRLVNLGCGTGHPSYVMSSSFANQVLAQVEIFANKGKYKPGVYMLPRHLDEKVARLQLQKLGAMLTDLTDDQAKYIGVAKSGPYKSDHYRY
- a CDS encoding M35 family metallo-endopeptidase; this translates as MSKRQGGRLRGLCGAGAGLLLLGACGAPPEGPDDASPLGAVEAATGGLSAHLSAAATSLRAEEEVSLTLALTNPTAHPVRLLVWNTPAQGLTENLLTVTFNGAPVEYRGPHFKRAIPRPEDFLVLAPGESLTRTVTLSGVYDWSRSGPYTVRYTGVGPESFSSNSLTLWVSGRPAPQEPLEAPPAAAPGLSYRQCSDSQKSDIAQAFTTAQSMAHRAVSYLSETPPIRAPRYKTWFGAATATGWLTVRAHFNTLKRALNTKPVVVDCGCTRNAYAYVYSHRPYTIYVCNAFWSAPMTGTDSKGGTLIHEMSHFHAVAGTEDHAYGQSAAKSLALSHPSKARDNADSHEYFAENTPMLR
- a CDS encoding M35 family metallo-endopeptidase, giving the protein MSKSLGGRRQWLVGAVTGMSLLGACGAPQETAGESTELSAPEATAGDISARLSAGTSSFGAQSEVSVTITLTNVSRRAVSLLSWHTPVDGLKDDLLEVTLNGAPVEYTGRHYKRAAPRAEDFLTLAPGESLTRTVGLSDAYDLSRSGNYAVSFSGSHHAESPALHDSFASNSVSLWIEGRPGRENGYEAQDIRAQGLTTSTNCSTSRKTDITSAFSAAQSMTNNSLSYLTNTTPGSTPRYTTWFGAYSSTGWSTAKSHFTAIKSAFDTKSVVVDCGCTDSAYAYVYPTQPYKIYVCNAFWSAPMTGTDSKGGTLVHEMSHFNAVAGTDDHAYGHTAAKKLATTNPTRALDNADSHEYFAENTPAQN
- a CDS encoding protease; translation: MNRRHVPWLALSCLALGAGACASRKEETTPTAPPSQQTAAAEPQGTPMAPSLTCEMSVSPRLKVGVPVELRFKLSNPTSQTVYALKWHTPLEGLRNNFLEVSRDGTEVPYQGPMVKRADPSAEAYAALAPGGSQEAQVDVSLAYDFTQPGTYRIAFRGTLMDLVTSQTDVPRKMDAFQSVELRCPAVETVLTAG